One window from the genome of Crassostrea angulata isolate pt1a10 chromosome 2, ASM2561291v2, whole genome shotgun sequence encodes:
- the LOC128171728 gene encoding uncharacterized protein LOC128171728, producing MEKIHQDIIKANYSTLVRNMMTSSVAEHLFASNVITDEMRQQIEAEKTSYDRNRKLLSIILRRGPRAFTGLRMALLKSNQRDLSKLLAPENETVSEYDKKLAMARSLLVNMTETTAVENEPKSIHTERQTSQEERCRISLDDFSDLFVTAVPFKEEINIHIRHFKQSNGRYFATKKGVTFPLPRWVKFESLLPELEKYLQNKESSSEMKWHIGGGVYVSLHPGYSTVDIRHFWKPEDSVDPVPTRKGVTLNKQKLTRLLQAAQEVRECVPELNDTELCAFSESHQNQLGMLSCPECTPFGYEPKETNMSMECNASDTQDAWTIELDTE from the coding sequence atggagaAAATTCACCAAGATATCATCAAAGCAAATTACTCGACTTTAGTAAGAAATATGATGACTTCGTCAGTTGCCGAACATCTATTTGCTTCCAACGTCATTACCGATGAAATGAGACAGCAAATTGAAGCTGAAAAAACCAGTTATGATCGAAATAGGAAATTGCTAAGCATCATTTTGCGCAGAGGCCCGCGTGCTTTCACCGGTCTTCGAATGGCTCTCTTGAAATCCAATCAAAGAGACTTGTCTAAGCTTCTTGCACCCGAAAACGAGACCGTTTCTGAGTACGACAAGAAGTTAGCCATGGCCAGATCACTACTTGTCAACATGACAGAAACAACCGCAGTTGAAAACGAACCAAAGAGCATTCATACAGAAAGACAAACGTCCCAAGAAGAGCGATGCAGAATTAGCCTGGATGACTTTAGCGACCTTTTCGTAACAGCCGTGCCTTTTAAAGAAGAGATCAATATCCACATCCGCCATTTTAAGCAGTCCAACGGTCGCTACTTTGCAACTAAAAAAGGGGTTACATTTCCTCTACCTCGATGGGTAAAGTTTGAATCCCTGCTTCCtgaattagaaaaatatttgcagAACAAAGAGAGCAGTAGTGAGATGAAGTGGCACATCGGTGGAGGTGTTTACGTGTCCCTTCACCCTGGGTATTCCACAGTGGACATTAGACACTTTTGGAAGCCAGAGGATTCCGTCGATCCGGTACCAACAAGAAAAGGCGTGACCCTGAACAAACAGAAACTAACTAGGCTGCTTCAAGCTGCACAGGAAGTTCGAGAATGTGTTCCTGAACTAAATGACACAGAATTGTGTGCATTTAGCGAATCTCACCAAAATCAGCTGGGCATGTTGAGTTGTCCAGAGTGCACTCCGTTTGGATATGAACCTAAAGAAACCAACATGTCCATGGAATGCAATGCCAGTGACACACAAGACGCGTGGACAATCGAACTTGACACTGAATAA